Sequence from the Pan paniscus chromosome 4, NHGRI_mPanPan1-v2.0_pri, whole genome shotgun sequence genome:
TCACGCCCTGCCTGGGCCACACACGAAGGATTCAGGACTTGGCTGTCCCCGACCCTTGCCCATCAGAGGTCCCCACCCCCATTCATACCTGATAGCGAAATACCACGTGtgcagggcaggggagggccCTCGTGGCCAGGGCTTGGGGGGCAGGCTCCTCAAAGAGCTCTCCCATCTCCTCACATTCCTCAAAGTCAGAAAGCTCAGCATCCTCAGCCTAGAGGGGCAAAGAACAGACCTCATATGGGGCCCACTCTCAAGCACTGGTTCTATCTCCCACTCTTCCATCTTTCCTCTAAAGGACACCATGGATCCCCCTCCAAGGCAGTTGCACCCATCCACTCACCATGTACACAACCACAGTCACCACAGAGCAGGATAATACTAACAGTAATAGCAGAGTTACAGTAATTGAGtgcatactatgtgccaggtacaatGCAAAGTATCTTGTGTATATTGTCTCATGTAATCTTCATAATGACCCAGTGTTAATAGTTTTGCACAACTATTAACCTCACTTTATTTACAAGGAAACTGGggttcagaaaggttaagtcaCTTTTCGAGATTGCACAGCTCATAAGTGGAGTGGCTGGTACTCAAAGCCCTTACAGACTGCCCCAGAACCCTACTTCTTAATCATTCTATTATGCtcataataaaaatttactgAGGACTCTATGCCAGAAATTATGCAAAGAATGATATATGAATGATTTCACTTAAGCCTCGTAATAACCCTTTGAGTTAGGCACAACTGTGATTCCAGTTTTATAGGGTTTGCCTTCCACTGGAGTTTTTCCCTTCTAAGTAAGGATGGGTAGTGTTGGGGGAGGAGCTCACGGTTGGAGAGAGGTCCCTCTGGGACAGCCGAGCCTCACTGAGCCGCCGCTCCTGCTCCACCTCATCCTGGGCCTGGGTCATGGCTGGCTTCAGCCAGCGCTCCACATCTAAGCCAGCCCCCTGCAGCAGAGCCAGCCGGGCAGCCCCCTTCACCTGGCTCACCTGCCATGGGGAGGAAGTAAGTTAGTGGGACCTGGCTGACGGCAGTGTTTACTCTctgcttctcccttccttcctcccaccatCAGAAAGAAGAGTAGAGGGAGTGGGGCTTGCCTGAGAAGGTGGGATCTCTAACCTCAGGGGTGTGCCTCACCTGTGCCCGGCGGATGCTCTCTCGCACTTCCTGTAACCTCTGTTCTATGCTTGAAGCCTCCCGCTCTGAAGCCTGCTGCCGCCTCTGCTCCAGTCGTTGCAGTACCTGGTTGGGAAGGCAGAGAACAGGGGTGGGTGGAAATACTGTGGGGCATGACTTACTATGGGACTGGTACTTTGCTAGTTGCATCACatacattatgtcatttaatcttccCTATGAGGTGGGTGCTATTATTGGCCCTACTTTagtgatgaggaaattgaagtccagagaggttaagtcactccCTTACCCGGGGCTACAGAACTAGGAAGCAACAGAAGAGAATTTGAACCTATGTCGGTCTAGCTCCAAAAACTGTGCTCTTAACTATTGTGCCACACTGTTACCTTAAAATACCTTTCCCTCCCCTCTGTAGCTCCATGACACCCTCAATGGCTCCAAGATCCCCTCTCTCAGCTCTTCTTGCTGAGACAAGAAGGTGCACATGACACCTGTGCCCCCCACCTCACCCGATGCCCATGGTTCTGGATCTTGTAGTCACGGGCAGCTCGGCTGGTCAAGCGCTGAACCTCTTTCTCCAGGCCACTCTTGCCAGCCACACCTTCTGCTCCCCACTCCAGGACACACACCTGAATGGGTCAGGGGGTGCTGTGAGGAGGACCTGAGGCTGCTCCTTCTCTCCAGTTCCCTCCTTTTTCCACTCTATCTTGACCTCCAAGGacaaggacaaagagaaaggGGCACATGCCTACAGTCATGGACACAGGTAATGTGGACACAGAGATACAGAGCTTCAGAAATGGGATCCAGGTCAAGGGACAGAGGTAGAATGAAAAGGATGGTGCAGTCAAGTGACTGAAAGGTGGACTGaggtgtgtttttttgtgtgtgtcctgTTGGGAGGGAGGTGAGCTGGAGTTCTGAAACCCCCTCTCCACGGTGTACACTCACTAAGTTAACACAAAGACAAAGATAATGGAGGAGACCTAAATCATAGTCGCCTTTATATGTGGCCTGGTTCCAACAAGCAGGAAGATCTCACCTGATCAGTCCCTGCTGGCTGAAACtgctgaggtggggtgggggaaaataCACCAGGCTCCTGAAGAAACAGCTTCAGGTCTTGCTCCCAGCTTACCTAGGGGTTGGGAAAAGTCAAAGTCACTCATTCACTGACTCACTCTCCAACCCTGTCCCTAGCACTTCTTGGAAGAAAAAGGACAATGTGTGAAGCAAAGAGGGCTGCATTGGGAGGGAAGGGTAAAAAGGATCCCCGGGAAAGCTCTTAGAGGCCACAGCCCTCACCTGGGAGGTTGTCTGCTCCCCGCGGTGGGCATGCTCCAGGATGACCTCTGCGGCTTCCAGCTCAGTGCGGCTCAGGGAGGTCAGGGGGTCCCTCAAGTGCTCTGACAGCTCACTGACCAGAGCCTAGAGAGAACCCCAAGATACTGACACCACCCTTCCCCCAGACCTCTACCAGACCTCTACTGTAAAATAGGCTCGTTCCAGATTTGACAGGTGATGGGCATGAGGtataggaaggagagaagaagacaTTCTTCATGAGAAAGGCCCTCGTGTGCAGAGCACTTAGAAGTTTAAAACACGTTCACATCCGTTCTCTCCTTTGAGCCCCACTAGTGCTATAAGATAGGCAGAGAAAGGGTTATCCCTGATGAGGAATCTGGGGTTCAGAAGAGTTTAAGTGTACTGTACAATGCCATGCAGCCAGCTAGGAGCAGAACCAGAGCCCATGTATGTATCATCTACCCACTCTAAACAGACAAGATCCCCTGCACCACCCACTGTCATGGGGATCAAGATGCAGGGGGAggtcctcctttccctccctgctGAGGGATAGGGGTGTCTGGGTTAAAACTGGCCTTGAGCAGAGCTGGCAGTTCCTCCTGGTAGTAATGGTCGAGGTGGGCATTGGTAGCCACCAAGTTAAGCAGGTACTCATTGCGGGCTGCTTGCAGCTGCTGGGAGTACTGGGCTGACTGGGCGGACAGCTAGGAGGGTAAACTGATGTCAATAGGAAGCCCTAGACCCCCAGAGTCCTTCCAAGACCAATTGAGAAGCCAGATCCAGAATGGATTCTCacattattgagtgcttactatgtgcctggcactacACTAAAAATGTTGCATACACACAACTCCTGCTCAAAATCCTCTAGTGCCTTCTGCacgcatttaaaataaaatccactgTTCCTTACCATGGTCCACCAGGTTCAATATGAGCTGGCCCCCGCAACCTCTCTGACCTCTTTTCAAGCGCTTGTTCCCTTGCTCACAGTACTCCAGCCATACTGGCCCTCTCTCAGTTCCTCGAGCCTACAAAGTTATTCCCACCTCAGACCCTTTGCACTCACCATTTCTTCtctctggaatgttcttcccctaGATCTTTGCAAGGCCAGCTCCTTCTTGACAGTTAGGCCACCTATTCAGAGAGGCCTCCCTCTAAATTCTACCCCCTTGTTATTCTTTATCATAGtaccttgttttattttcatcttaatcTAAGTATTTATTTGCTGTCTGTCTCTCTTAACCAGACTGTGAGGGCAGGAATTCCATTGGTAGTGTTCTCCACTGTATCCATaatgtctagaacagtgcctatTATATACAGATCCTCAATAAATGCATATTAAAGGACTTAAAAAGAAGggtattctttccattttatagaagaaaataaggctcACAGAGATCAAGTAAATTAACCAAGGTTACCCACCCAGGAAGTAGGAGAGCCTGGATTCAACCCAGTCTTTCATACATATGCACCTATGTTCCAAACCACTAGACtactctgcctccctcttccctgcCCCCACTCATGCCCTCATCCCTCGAACCTTGGTGCTCAGTTTCTGGAGACTGGTCCGAGAGTGGAAGATCCCATGGTCACTTCGGTTTAGCCTGTGCAGATGAGAGAAAGGAGTCAGGCCCACCCCAAGTGGGAGAATATGAGATCAGAGTCAGGCCCAGCTTTGGTGACTTGGCTCCACCCCTAGACAGCCCCACCTCCCTGTTCCCCAACCTTGGGCTTCCTCACTCTCCATGACCCCACCTGGCCTGGACATCAGCCGCCTTCTCCTGTGCCAAGGCCCACACACGTTCCCGCTGCCCATACAGCTTCCGACTTCGGCTCAGCTCCCGGACAGACTGCAGCACCTCAGCCTGCGCCCTCTGGAGGTTCTCTGTTCCCTATTGGGATGCATACACAAAGTCCTTACCTAGACCACCTTTGGTCCCAAGCCAGCTCTTCCTTCACCCCAACCTCTGAGCCATACCTTCCTAAGCACCTGCTCCTTGGCGCTCCGCCCTGTACCCCCTGCTAGGTCACGGTATCGGTCAGACGCCTGGAGTCGGGTTTGGCCCCCAGCCACGGTGGCATCCAGCAGGCAGCGCCAGGCACCGAACACTGTCCTGCCCCTCCCCAGAGAAGGTCTGTGTTGAGGAGGAGAGCACTCCACAGCTTCATGAGaccacccccacctcctgccccctGACCAACACCATGGGAGACAGAGTGCTTTCCCATCCTCCCTTGTCTGGGAGCCCATCAATCGATCAGCCCATTAGCTCAGCCACAAGCCTCACTCCTGCCCTCCACCCCACCCACAGTGTCCTTGCTGGGTCAgctcctctgctgctgctgtgtcAGCTCTACCTACAGCTCACGTGCCTTCCCCACTTGCTAGGCCTTCATCCCCACAGGTTCCTGGGGCTGAGCTCCCCATCACTTTTTGGCCTCTGTGGCCCTCCCCCTCCATAGGGCCCACCTGCTGTCCATCTCACCGCTCCGGTGCCCTTCCCTCTTCAGGAATGGGCCAGCCAGTTTCTGGAGTGCCTGGTGAAAAAGCCATCACAGAACCAAGTTCCCTTTCAAAGACCCACCCCAACTGGCAGAATATGACATCAGAGTATAATCATACCATTCTTTGGGTACATTATGTGCCACTTGCTTTGCTAAATGCCTTATAGTCATTAATttgtttaatccttacaacaaccctacATGAAGgtaaggtattattattattcccatttcacagagaaagaaactgaggtcaagaaaggttaagtaacttgtccaaggtcacatggctataATTACACAGCAGGGATCTGACACCAGTCTGCTTGACTCTAGGCATCTGCTCTTGACCACAATAGGGATAGGTATGGACAGACATTACTGGTGATGTAAGAGAGGCTGGAACAAGAGGTAAGGTCCAGAGAAAAGTCCCATACCTGCCCATACTCCCGTTCAATGGCTGCCCTCTGCTTGCTGTAGGATCTGCGGAGATTGCAGGTCGGGGGTGAGGTGGGGGATAAGGTTATGTTTGGTCCTGTTCTCCCATCCTCAGTCCTCTACTCTGGGCAGGAGGGAGCGGTTTGGGGGAGCCAGGTTCCTAGAGTGTAACTACACCCAGAGGGAATGGGACTGATGGGAGTCCTTGAGATCACCTCGGGCAGCTGCAACACAGGAAACCCTCACCTTACTGCCCCGGGCCCCAGCAGGATCCTCCCCACCCCAGAGGTTCATCTGTAGGCTTAGAGGTGAAGACTGATGGGGGCCTGGGTACGATGTCTGCCAGCCTTCCAACAGGtctggaagagggagagggattcTGCCCTAAGGTTGattgtggggttgggggcagtGGTGTGGAGTCAAGGGCTTTGAGGGAGGGTTCCTGTGTGTTTATGTGGGTgggagggggttgggggggtTAGGTGGGGGAGCATTCCTATCCAGTATCTGGAGAGGCCAGGCCTAGGGTGAGGGCTGTGGATGGGTCGGCTGGGGAGCTCTTGGCCCCTGTTCCTCCACCCCAGCACATGTATACTGGGGAGAAGTGGCGCACAACGACGAAGGTGAGTGTAAATGAAGGGGGTTGGGGGGGCTACCTGATGTCCTCCAGCAGATCCGCCTCCCTCTGCTGCCAGGTCTGAAGGATGCTCAGCTGTTCCAGGAAGCgaagcttcacctcctgggccGGCTTCACCTGTGGGGGCAAAGAGAGGATGAAGACCCCAGCGCAAGGACCTAAAAAACACTCCGCGCAGGGAGCGGtgagggggcggggccgggggggTGCTGAGCTCTTTCCTCTGTTACTTCTGGTTTGGGGTCTGACCCCTTCCGACTTCCCGTCTCCTACCCCAAGTCGGATGCCCCCTTACCTCCCTCCGTTCCCCCAGCCCGCCAGGAGTCCCCATTCAGGGCCAAGCTCACTTTTCGGGGCGGCGGCTGCATCTCCGCTCCAGCAAGGCGGTCAGCCACTGGACTCCGGAACTGGAGGAAGCCCCGCCCACTATGGAGCCCCGCCCCAGGCTAGGTCAGGCCCCGCCCTCTGCCCGCCCACGACTTGTCCGGCGACGTCGCAGGGCGCGGAAGCGAGAGGGGGCCACCGAGAAACTAAACCTGTTACTGCTGCGAATACGCCGGCAGGGTCCGGGTGGCGGGGCGGGCGGGGCGGACGCAGCGTCCGCTGGGCGGTGGGAAGAACCCCAGGCATCTGAGTCAAGACGCCTAAGTTCTATTTGTAGTGTAACCACTGATTCAGCctgtaattattgataattattcatttgcatatgtagATCCCCAGTCCCCGAGCTAATGatgaggaatggagaggaattcaGTGTGTGACCAGGGAAACTGAGTCACTGGGCACCTGAGCAAAGATGCATCTGACGAAGAGAGGGCCGGTCCCAGACCTTTTCCTAATTCCCGCTTAACTGGAAAAGCCAGCGTGAGCGGGGTGAGAAAGATGCCTGGATCCAGGAAGGAACCAGGCCCAAAGGGAAAAAGACTTGGCCCCACTGAAAACTAAACGATACCAGTGAGTCGGCGAGAGCGGGAGATGCGCAGGAAGCCCCTGCCACCTTTAGGATCTTCCAGCCCTAGCACTGCTTCCTGAGGAGCCTCTCCCCAATTCCTCATCCTCCTCACCTAAGCTTCTTTGGCTCAGGCACCTGTCCCAGTACCCCTGACATGTCTCAAAACTCCAGATTCACATTCCAACTCCCCACTGACACCTCTGCTAGTATATCTAATAGGAACCTCAACTTTTAAAGCTTTTAAACCTCCTTCAACCTGATCCTCCCCCCGTAACGTTTTAAATGGCAGCGCATTTCCTCCAGTCAGTTAAGTCAGAAACCCAGAGTCAGTGTGCCTTCTCCTACCCCTACATTCTATCCATCAGTAAGTCCTACAGGTTCTATTtcaaacaacaataaacaaacaaaaacctcttgATCCACTTCCCTCAATTTCCAAGACCACCATCCTAGTCCAAGCCCCCATTATTAGACTTCTGGTCTAATATCTGATCTCCTTGCTTCCACACTGCCCTCACCCCAACCCACTGTTCACACAGCACTCAGAGTGatcaaccttttttttcttttttaaagggaaataagATCTCATAATTTACTTGCTTAAAATGCACTTgcttcagaataaaatccaaatagaATCCATGGCCTTCAAGGCTACGCATGGAAGACCCTGCTGGTCTTTCTTACTTCAGCCTGTACTCTCCTCCCACTGTCCgctcactgtgctccagcctcttTGCTGTTCCCTCAGTAGACCAAGTCCCTTCCAATGCAGAGTTCTTCATGCCTGCTTTCTTTCTCCAGAATCTCCTCCTTCCAGCGTTCCATCTGTCGCCTCCAACAGCTTCTTTCCCTTACTTTGCAACTCTTCACAGATGCCTTCCCCATCCACCCAGTCCAAAGACCATCTCCACaatcactcttcttttttttttgagatggagtcttgctctgttgccaggctagagtacaatggtgcaatctcggctcactgcaacctccacctaccaggttcaagtgattcttctgcttcagcctcccaagtagctgggattacaagcacgtgccaccacaaccggctaattttgtatttttagtagagacacggtttcaccatctttgccaggatggtctcgaactcctgacctcaggtaatccatccccctcagcctcccaaagtgctgggattacaggtgtgagccactgcgcctggcctccacaATCACTCTTCAAGCTCATCACTTTGGTTCAGTTTCTTCACAGCACTAAACTCACTTGTTCAAGTACtggtttatgtgtttatttgctattttctgtTCCCCTCCACAACGGAGGATTCATAAGAGCTGGGGCCCTGTTTGTTTTGTTCATGCTATATCCCCAGACCTGGCACCAATTAGGTgcacaatacatatttgttgaatgaatgaatgagaatggTAGTCTTTTGGTTCCCAGGTTTATTGACAATTACTCATCTATTTTTGACTCCCCGAGTCCCAGCTCCCAAACTCGCTGTCCCTACTCCAGGCTTCACGGTAGTCCCAGAATGTAGGAAGTGGGACAGGATAGACTTTAACATCACCCAGGCCTCTGGTTTccgaagcattttttttctttaatgcagTAAAACCATTCCTTTAAAACCCAAAATCTCTCATGGAACCCCtacatatcaaatatataaagcagGAGCTGCCCTTGTTCAGGGATAATATGTGGGGCTTATGGCTCTAAGAAACACAGTTTGACATTCACTGCTCTCCTTACTTCAGTTACCTCATGGTATAGATAAATGGGCGGGGCCCAGAGAGGGGCCATGACCTGTCCTGGGACACGCAGCCACTGAAGCCTTTAGTCCAGTGCTCCTTCCACAGCACCACACTGGATTCTGGAGTCTTTCCAGCCAGGGCAGAGGAAGCTGCAACAGTGCCATGATAAGAGCTTCTGGGTCTTCTGGTACCTACCCTCTCAGACTGCTGGTCCTAGGGTCATGTGAGGGGCTGGCTGGAGGGTGGACTGGAAGTGCATGGGGGTTGGGTGGGGAAGCCAGGTGTCTGTGTTGGAAGGCCAGTGGGGCTGGGGGATTGGGGGCTGGATGGCTGGGAAGGACTTCCCAGGCCTGCAGTGGTCTCTCCTTTCCTCAGGATGAGGCTGCTGAGCTCCTGGAGCAGCTGTTCCTCTAGGGACCCCCGTGCCTGGGGACCGCTCTTTGAAGGGGGGCCTGGAGGGGGCTCAGGTGGCCTCTCCTCCTGGCCAAGGGTGCTTGACTTGGAGAGAAAGGGTTGATCCAAGGACTTCTGGCTGGTGAGGGGGTTCTCTGGCTTCACTGTCCACTCCCGTGTGGTGGAGAAGGAGGTAGAAGTGTCCTGGATCAACTCAGGGAAGGCCCCTACTTCCTCATACACTGGCTCCTCGTACACAGGCTCCTCCAGCTCCTCTTGCTCCTCCACAGACCCCTGGGATGACTTCATTGgctggatgggaatggaatggcaggagtGGGCACATAGTTAAAGTTACCAGATTATGAAtcactaacatttactgagctcttCCTCTGGGCCAGATGCTGTAAAATACTTGGCATGTATGATACTGGAACAATCCTGTGCAGTGGGTTACACTACAAAAGAGTCAACTGAATGCAAAGGGGTTAAGTAAGTTGCCCAGCATCACATAATGAGTGAATggtagagctggggtttgaacccaggtctgtttaACTCCAAAATGCATTCACTTCATCACTTTCCTTctatttcacagattctgtgacaactttttccttttttttttttttttttgagacagagttttactcttgttgcctaggctggagtgcagtggtgcgatcttggctcactgcaacctccgcctcccaggttcaaatgattctcctgcctcagcctcccaagtagctgggatcacaggcatgcaccaccacacccagctaattttgtatttttagtagagacgggatttcaccatgtcgattagactggtcttgaactcctgacctcaggggatccacccacctcagcctcccaaagtgctgggattacaggcatgagccactgtgcccgacctttCTCCTTTTATTACTGCATCTTACAtccctcattttcctcattctttctggcctcctctctctctctgtcctgtccctctccctctcccttttcctcgctctccctctctctctctctctctctcacacacacacacacacactctgatggcctacacacacacacacacacacacacacacacaccctgatgGCCTACATGAGGCAAACAGCACACCTGGGGCTCAGGCAGCACAGAGGAATACAGGGTTGACAGACACACCGCTGGAGCAGGCACAATACTCACAAAGAACATGGACAGGGTCCTCCGGTTGTGTAGTCGCCGCTGGAcacaggtggggtggggacaaggggagggaaagACATAAAGACACAGTGAGGACTAGCAACAGGAGACAGGGGTGGGGAATGGGGGTGAAGAAGGCAGAAGGGAGGGGGACAGTGAGCATAGGGTGGCACCAGGCTAGCAGGCACACCACTGCCTACTGCAATGTGACAAGGGCTACACGACAGGAATCAGGGGTTGGGGCAGGCTGGGGTGCCTTACCAGGGTCTGATTGGCAGAGAGGAGGGTGGCTCCACTGTCATCCCCACGGATAGGCAGCAAAGGCATAGTGCCAAACTTCTGACGGGCAAGGTCAGAGGAGGAATGGCGTCGTAAGACCACCGGCTGCTGGTCATCGTGCTGGTGGGAGCATGAGGGGTTGGCATCAGTGGGCATGAAAGGCACTGAGGAGGACAGCTGGGCCCCAGGGG
This genomic interval carries:
- the FCHSD1 gene encoding F-BAR and double SH3 domains protein 1 isoform X5 translates to MGTPGGLGERREVKPAQEVKLRFLEQLSILQTWQQREADLLEDIRSYSKQRAAIEREYGQALQKLAGPFLKREGHRSGEMDSRGRTVFGAWRCLLDATVAGGQTRLQASDRYRDLAGGTGRSAKEQVLRKGTENLQRAQAEVLQSVRELSRSRKLYGQRERVWALAQEKAADVQARLNRSDHGIFHSRTSLQKLSTKLSAQSAQYSQQLQAARNEYLLNLVATNAHLDHYYQEELPALLKALVSELSEHLRDPLTSLSRTELEAAEVILEHAHRGEQTTSQVSWEQDLKLFLQEPGVFSPTPPQQFQPAGTDQVCVLEWGAEGVAGKSGLEKEVQRLTSRAARDYKIQNHGHRVLQRLEQRRQQASEREASSIEQRLQEVRESIRRAQVSQVKGAARLALLQGAGLDVERWLKPAMTQAQDEVEQERRLSEARLSQRDLSPTAEDAELSDFEECEEMGELFEEPAPQALATRALPCPAHVVFRYQAGREDELTITEGEWLEVIEEGDADEWVKARNQHGEVGFVPERYLNFPDLSLPESSQDSDNPCGAEPTAFLAQALYSYTGQSAEELSFPEGALIRLLPRAQDGVDDGFWRGEFGGRVGVFPSLLVEELLGPPGPPELSDPEQMLPSPSPPSFSPPAPTSVLDGPPAPVLPGDSGGTCACLSYGYIAYWWRLGF